In a genomic window of Neoarius graeffei isolate fNeoGra1 chromosome 13, fNeoGra1.pri, whole genome shotgun sequence:
- the pcmtd2a gene encoding protein-L-isoaspartate O-methyltransferase domain-containing protein 2a, translating into MGGAVSAGDDNDDLIDNLKEAQYIRSELVECAFRAIDRADYYLDEFRDSAYKDLAWRHGNIHLSAPCIYSEVMEALDLQPGLSFLNLGSGTGYLSTMVGLILGPFGVNHGIELHADVIEYAYQKLDCFIKTSDSFDKFEFCEPSFVVGNCLEIAPESRQYDRVYCGAGVQKEHEDFMKNLLKVGGILVLPLEEKLTKITRTGYNSWETKKIIAVSFAPIVLPKHRENGKPGAVPLPAMFEVRSLQDLARISIRQALKKSVSGSWPLPQKVGSRSRSRLKQRRERRDSTQLTNNYMFMSRLIPRAIDDNNNQSDDDEDCRGVFERVDNEVGEGEDGRRKEVRVTEAPVNVLRERILSLPLPEPLKTYLLYYREK; encoded by the exons ATGGGAGGTGCAGTAAGTGCAGGAGACGACAATGATGACCTGATTGACAACCTGAAAGAGGCTCAGTACATTCGTTCAGAGCTGGTGGAGTGTGCTTTCAGGGCCATCGACCGAGCCGACTACTACCTGGATGAGTTCCGTGATAGTGCTTATAAGGACTTGGCCTGGAGACATGGCAACATCCACCTGTCTGCACCCTGCATCTACTCAGAGGTGATGGAGGCTCTGGACCTACAGCCTGGCCTGTCCTTCCTCAACCTGGGAAGTGGAACGGGCTACCTCAGCACCATGGTGGGCCTCATACTGG GTCCATTTGGTGTGAATCATGGCATTGAACTCCATGCTGATGTCATTGAGTATGCTTATCAAAAGCTGGACTGCTTTATCAAGACGAGTGACAGCTTTGACAA GTTTGAGTTCTGTGAGCCATCATTTGTGGTGGGGAACTGTCTGGAGATTGCTCCAGAGAGCCGACAGTACGACCGAGTGTACTGTGGAGCAGGGGTTCAGAAAGAGCACGAGGACTTCATGAAGAACCTGCTAAAGGTTGGGGGTATCTTGGTGCTGCCGTTAGAAGAAAAG CTAACCAAAATTACTCGGACAGGGTACAACTCATGGGAGACAAAAAAGATCATTGCTGTGTCCTTTGCACCTATTGTCCTTCCAAAACACAGAGAAAACGGCAAACCCGGAGCAGTACCACTAC CTGCCATGTTTGAAGTGCGAAGCCTCCAGGACTTGGCTCGCATTTCCATCCGGCAGGCTCTTAAGAAATCTGTGTCTGGTTCATGGCCCCTTCCTCAGAAGGTGGGATCCAGAAGCAGGTCTCGTCTGAAACAGAGACGCGAACGACGTGACTCCACACAACTGACCAACAACTATATGTTCATGAGTCGTCTGATCCCCAGAGCTATAGATGACAACAACAATCAGTCAGATGACGATGAGGACTGCAGAGGCGTTTTCGAACGAGTGGATAATGAGGTTGGGGAAGGTGAGGATGGAAGGAGGAAGGAGGTGAGAGTAACAGAAGCTCCTGTTAACGTCCTGAGGGAGAGGATCCTCAGCCTGCCTCTTCCAGAGCCACTCAAAACATACCTTCTATATTACAGAGAGAAGTAG